GCGGAAACCGATCGCGATCCGGTTCCAGGCGTTGATGGCGCCGATCAGCGTGGTCAGGTTGACCAGCTCGCTGTCGGTGAACTGCGCGCGCACCGCCTCGTAGTCGGCGTCGGGCGCATGCGTCTCTGCAACCAGCGTCAGCGCTTCGGTCCAGGCCAGCGCCGCGCGCTCGCGCTCGCTGTAGAGCGGGGATTCGCGCCAGGCGTTGAGCAGATAGAGCCGCTGCTCGGTCTCGCCATGCTTGCGGGCGTCCTCGGTGTGCATGTTGATGCAGTAGGCGCAGCCGTTGATCTGCGAGGCGCGGGTCTTGACCAGCTCGATTAGCGATTGCTCGAGACCACTCGCCGTGATCTGGCCTTCGACCGCAACCAGCGCTTTGATGGTCTCGGGGGCGGCCTGGTAGAAGTTCATGCGGGGTTTCATGGTCATTCTCCTTGGTTATGGGTTCGGTAAAAAGAGCTAGTGTGCACCGCCGCCGCCAGCGAGCTGGCCCGGCTTCTTCAGGAACAGCGCCGCCACCAGTGCGATGATCAGCGCCACGCCGAGCAGATAGAAGGTGTCGCTGAAGGCGAGGATGTAGGCCTGCTTCTGCACAACCCTGCCGACCGCCGCGATCGCGCGGTGGGTGGCGTCGGCCTGATCGGCGACGCCGTGGTTCAGGAAATACTGGGTCAATCCCTCAATCCGCGTTCGGGTCGCCTGTTCCAGCATCGAGACCGACTGCATCAGCACGTTGGAGTGATACTGCTCGCGCTTGGTCAGCAGCGTCTGCAGCCCGGCGATGCCGATGGCGCCGCCAAGGTTGCGCATCATGTTGAACAACGCCGACGCCGATCCGGCATTCTCCGCCTCAATCCCGGCCGTCGCAACCGCCGACAGCGGCGCGAATGCCAGCGCCTGACCGACGGCGCGGACCACGTTCGGCCAGAGCAACTGATCGGCCGCATAGTCGTTGGTCATGTAGATGTTCATGAAGTTGGAGCCGGCGAACAGCGCAAATCCGACGCCGATCACGATGCGGGGGTCGAAGCGCTGCATCAGCTTCGGCACCAGCGGGATCAGCACGAGCTGCGGCAGGCCGGTCCAGGCCAGCACCATGCCGATCTGCTCGGCGTTGTAGCCCTGGATGCGCGCCAGATACTGCGGCAGGATGAACACCGAGCCGTACAGCGCGATGCCGAGCAGGAAATTGGCCAGCATGCCGAAGCCGAAATTGCGGCGGGCGAGCAGGCGCAGATTGAGCAGCGGCTTCTCGACGGTGAATTCGACGATCAGGAAGGCGATCAGCGCCACGGCCGCGATCACCGACAGGCGCAGGATGAAGGGCGAGCCGAACCAGTCGTCCTTGTTGCCCTCTTCCAGCACCGTCTGCAGCGCGGCAAGACCGATCGCCATGGTGATGATGCCGAGCCAATCGCCCTGGCGGATCAGCGACAGCTTCATCGGGCTCGGATCGAGCGAGACATACAGCATCGCAATCATCACGGCGCCGGGCACCAGGTTGACATAGAAGATGTACTGCCAGCCCCAGTTCTCGGTGAGATAGCCGCCGATGGTCGGGCCGATCGCCGGCGCGAACGTCGCCGACAGCGCGAACAGCGCCAGCCCGATCGGCTGCTTCGCCTTCGGCAGCAGCGTGATGATCAGCGTGAATGCCATCGGGATCAGCACGCCGCCGGTGAAGCCCTGCACGGTGCGCAGCGCGATCATCTGCGGCAGGTCCTGCGCCAGCGCACAGGCGCCCGAGAACACCAGGAACAGGAACGCATTGGTGAGCAGGTAGATGCGCACCGAGAACACCTGGGCGAGCCAGCCGGACAGCGGGATCACCACGATCTCGGCGATCAGATACGAGGTCGAGATCCAGCCGCCGTCATCGATGCCCGCGCCGATGCCGCCTTGAATGTCGGCCAGCGAGGCATTGACGATCTGGATGTTGAGCACCGCCATGAACGCGCCGAGCGTGGCGCCGACCACCGCGACCCATGTCCGGGTCGGGACCGCTGGTGTCGCTGGCTTTGCGGGTTTGGCGAGATCGGCAGCGTTGGCTGTATCGGCTGTGGGCTGGAGCGCGGTCATCGGGGTCGTCCTTGCTTGCCCGCACAACATGTATTAGGCGGCCGCTTTCGATAATCCGGGAAAGGCTGGAAGGATTGTCCGGCCGAAGTTGATAATCACGTGGCTGCCACTGCGGCCGCGCGCTACGGCCAGCGGCTCGACGTTGCGTCGGTCTGCGTGATGTTGAGTAGTGAGGTGAGCACACCTCTCAGGCTCCCTCCCCCCTTGCGGGGGAGGGTGGGGAGAGGGGTGGCTCCGGGCCCTGACGTCGGAGATTTATGCAAGCCACTTCGGATACTGACGTGCGCGTCACTCTCGACATCGGCGTCATCGCAGACCAACAGGCTTCAGTGCAAGGTCGCCCCTCTCCCCAACCCTCCCCCGCAAGGGGGGAGGGAGCCCTTCCGCCGGTGTGCTCGGAGCGAAGGAGAAGAGGTTGGACGAAGGCACAGCAAAACGCGATCGACCACCGATGCGGTGATCAATCGCGTCAAGCCAGTGGAAGCAATGTTTGGCGCTAGCCGCCGTTCGGCCGTGTCGCCGACGCCAGCCGTCGCTTCTCCTCGCGCTCGGCCAGCACGGTCGCCTTGGTGTTGACGGTCGGGATCGCCGACATGCCCGGCCGCAAGAGGCCGGTGAGGCTCTGATCGTCGAGCACGATCTTGACCGGCACGCGCTGCACGATCTTGGTGAAGTTGCCGGTGGCGTTGTCGGGCGGCAGCAGCGCGAATTCGAGGCCGCTGGCCGGCGAGAGGCTGTCGACATGGCCCTTCAGCGTGGTGCCGTGAAAACTGTCGACGGTGAGCTCGACCGGCTGGCCGTTGCGCACATGGGTCAGCTGCGTCTCCTTGAAATTGGCGACCACATAGACCGCATCGAGCGGCACCACCGCCATCAGCTGCGTGCCGGCCTGCACATATTGGCCGACGCGGAGCGTGCGGGCGCCGACCGTGCCGTCGACCGGCGCAGTGATCTGTGCGTAGGACAGGTTCAACTC
This Bradyrhizobium sp. CCBAU 53421 DNA region includes the following protein-coding sequences:
- a CDS encoding carboxymuconolactone decarboxylase family protein is translated as MKPRMNFYQAAPETIKALVAVEGQITASGLEQSLIELVKTRASQINGCAYCINMHTEDARKHGETEQRLYLLNAWRESPLYSERERAALAWTEALTLVAETHAPDADYEAVRAQFTDSELVNLTTLIGAINAWNRIAIGFRAVHPVKVKVAA
- a CDS encoding MDR family MFS transporter, with the translated sequence MTALQPTADTANAADLAKPAKPATPAVPTRTWVAVVGATLGAFMAVLNIQIVNASLADIQGGIGAGIDDGGWISTSYLIAEIVVIPLSGWLAQVFSVRIYLLTNAFLFLVFSGACALAQDLPQMIALRTVQGFTGGVLIPMAFTLIITLLPKAKQPIGLALFALSATFAPAIGPTIGGYLTENWGWQYIFYVNLVPGAVMIAMLYVSLDPSPMKLSLIRQGDWLGIITMAIGLAALQTVLEEGNKDDWFGSPFILRLSVIAAVALIAFLIVEFTVEKPLLNLRLLARRNFGFGMLANFLLGIALYGSVFILPQYLARIQGYNAEQIGMVLAWTGLPQLVLIPLVPKLMQRFDPRIVIGVGFALFAGSNFMNIYMTNDYAADQLLWPNVVRAVGQALAFAPLSAVATAGIEAENAGSASALFNMMRNLGGAIGIAGLQTLLTKREQYHSNVLMQSVSMLEQATRTRIEGLTQYFLNHGVADQADATHRAIAAVGRVVQKQAYILAFSDTFYLLGVALIIALVAALFLKKPGQLAGGGGAH